In Glycine max cultivar Williams 82 chromosome 4, Glycine_max_v4.0, whole genome shotgun sequence, the genomic stretch CAGTCTGCCCCATATTCTTACACGGACTTAATAAATTGGTTCGTCCTCGCTCTGCGAATCCCGTAGGTCAAACAGGTCGATCCGCggacctaattttaaaaaaattataatttcaacaaaaatgcaacacaatcaaattaaatttaacacaaatataaataaaatttcaacaattagtcaattacatcaataaaataaataatatcttaataaaagaaaatccaaataataaatctaaaatatgaaacttaaacatctccaataacaaatgattttttaattgaatggaAATAAATGTTGTATCACATACACTATATGAATGAGTCTTAAAGTTTGACTTTGTGTGTTACAAAATGTTGTTGATACATGTCTTACAGTACATGTTCTTAATtaatgtttgaattatttttcaattaaaatcgAAGTTGTACTTAGTAATTTGTGtgataaaaatttatactaaaagATTATACATGTTTTCAAGATAAAACTTTATTagttctaattaaaaaaaacaacatagaTAGCACTCAAAAGTTATTCTAGTAAAGAAATTTCATCTAAGTTTTTGTCTTATTTAATATGCACAGCAATGTCGGACACTTTTggttttttaactaaaaatgtaTATTTGGACTTAGTAAGCGGGACGGACCCAAAATATAGTGTAAtcataaattgttttaaaaaattgattcattatCCGTGTGGACTGTGGGCCCCACGGATCAATCCATGAACCCGAGCCCGCTTACCCACCCCTACtttaaataactatatatataaaaaaaataaaaagaaatctttacttttttcatcagaaacaaatatttactttaaataataCATTTATGCACCATATTAGTTTAAATAAGGGAGTTTAGACGAGTACTATACTTTTCACATTCTTTGGTTGAAAATATATCAGAAAGATCCGAGGGAGAGAACTgatttataaaagtaaataatataattaaattcattcaaACATACTCCTCCGTTGTcttttataagtaaaaaaataataattttttctcaaatatattgtaataatagtaaaaaaaaatgataaatagttaCAAACATTCAGTCACAATAAAGGACGCAAATTCtatagatttattttaaaatcaatgatTTTCATTGACTCAATAAAGGGttattcagcaaaaaaattcaataacgGGTTAAATGCATAAATTTTAGTTCTTCATAATcgattattatatttgtaaaaaaatcgaTTATTATACTTCCATCATGAAAATAACTATATTGGTATTAATTAAtgcacttttaaaattatatttatgactTTTAACTGTAATTTGTTCTCTTTTACTAATGTGTATTGTacgtttgaaaagaaaattaaaggtAGATAACtggatttttcaattaatttagtcATTCACATAGTCATTAAATGCTTCACATCAATGacaaaaaactaattataatcATGATAGTTAcggtaataaaaaaaagataaaagactaattcaatgttagttttattattagtatatttaaaTATCCTTTGAGAAATTTCCACTTTCCGAATATTGTAACTCAACTTATTATGAGGCCTTGATCAGTTATTGTTCCAAATATTAGGAAACATTAGATGAGTAATTAAAATTGGCTTGAACCAAATAAGTTTTATAAGGACAATATATTGAAATAACATAATATCATATGCACATTCTTGCATATATATTTGTGACAGGCAAATTGTGAaagatagaaaacaaaaaagcaaaTGTGTTTGGTTTATTATTGACAACACAGTTTGGAATACATATTTTCTAATACcgttgaaggaaaaaaaattgtctcatcTTGGATTGGCTTTAATGTTAATTTCAACACTCTAACAACATCCTCAATGCAGgagtttaatttgaattcttaattattcttccCTTATTGCTACATAAAATTTAAGAACACTAGCTAATTTTTACTCCATGATAAAACTCAATttgtattctttatttatttttagtgggTCCTATTTAGCTTTCCACTTCCACTCATGCACAAATTCTTattgagttaaaatttattttttactggtTAATCAACCTTACTTGTAGATGCTTTTTAAGCAACTTCTATAAAAATCTGTAAAACCCATTTgctctaataatatttttaattgttacttaaCTTTAAGAACCCCAGACACCTCTTATTGACGGCGCTCTAAACATGCTATCAATTCAAGTAATATTATCCCAACCAAATATCTAAATAATGCATATTTTAAATACCACActagaataaatttaaatgtataatcaaattttaattaaaaatcataactatttctgttttttatacttttttacatattttattactattaatttttattttaaagttaaccATATGCTGAGTTGGCTTTAAAAAACACACTGAGTAACCCACTAATACAGACCCTagattaaacaaatttatttagttCAACAGTCTGAATGATTTGTGGTTCTCACTCACAAGTCATACAAAACTTGGGAATCATAAACATTGGGAATACAAAGTTACAACACCGAAGTAGCCAACACTGCACCTGCATGCCGAAATTTCTATAGCTTCTCCATTAATTTAGAGTGGAAAAAAACACCAATTCACTATCCTTCCACAGCAGTAACAAGACTAGAAGGAAGTGACCCTGAGTTCCTGAGGTAGAATATCCCACCACCTAATAAAGTTAGGATCCTTCAAGAACGTATCCTTGGTTAGTACCTTCTCATCATCAGTCCACTTTTTAAGGTCTTTCTGAAGCTGCACAACCCTTTGCTTTACTTCATCATCAAGATGCCTCTTGCTGTTAATCCAGCTATAAAGCTCTTCTACTTCAGCCCAAAAGGTTGATTCAGTGATAGGAGCAGGTTTTGGCACCCTTTTAGCATGCTCCAACCATCTTTGAGTGTACCTATACCGTTTTGGCCTGGCCCTTATCATGTAAGGTCCTGTGTCCTCATTCTTCAAGTGGCGGTGATAGTTTGCAATGTCTAGAGGCTCCACAAGGCGACGAAATTCAGTTCCATGTTCAATCCATTTTGAATTCCCTTCAAACTCGTCTGGGAGTTCATACCTCTTTAGCATCTCAATCACTTCATCCCATACCCCTGCTAACACAAGCCTCTTCACATTTGCTTGGAAGTCGTTTTCCTCATTTTGCACCTTGAAGGCATCGTAATAGCCCTTCCCCTTGTGCATCTCACAtgttgttttgtaattttgaagCTTCGTCATGCTTGGCACGGCTTTCTCCTGAATCTCCTTCTTGATTTTCTCCTCATTTTTTAGCTTCTGCTTTTCCAACTCACCAGCTGCTCGTAGACACAGCCTTGCTCTTGTGCTCTGAAATGTAGGCCAATAAATCATCACTTATTAGCTAAGTCTTACAACCTAATTTATGAAATATAACAATGGTATGCTTAGGATCAAGCCACACTGCATCAACATGTCATTGGCTTAAGTGAAATTGGGTTCAGATCTCCTAAGCAAGATCTCAAATTCTCTCAAATTCATTTGAGTTTTGCATATGAAAAGgtgattgaaagaaaaaatctcATTAAAGATGATTGACAAAATTGTTAGGCACAAACTAATTATTAGTAAAGTTTATGAATATTCCACACCAATatcacagtgataaaaaatatcatatagtaAGTGTGACGCTTTTATCAATTCAACTATTTGCGttgaaaatatttctaaaaaagaaTTACTATTTCATCATATATACTACTTTATTTTTACgtataatatgatatttaaagTATAAGTAAATTTATACTAACAGATTGCATGCCTTTGGTATAGATGATCATATGATTTAATGGTTGGAATGATATAATTTAacttctaacaaaaaaatttattgaagcATCATATTACTAAGTTTGTCACCTGCTGTCATTTGATCTTATCACATGCATATATAAAAGAACAAACAAAGAATGATTACCAGTCCAAGGCCATCCAAGGCTGCACTGATTGTTGCAACATCGCTATTAGAACCATCAGCAGACAACGGAAGTTGCTCTAGTTGCTCCAAGTACACTACATTCTGCATTCCCAAGCTATCATCCAATTCAGCCTCATAGGCCTGGTGTTGCAATATGCTAACATTGGCAACTTCTGGAAGTTCTGCCAAATCGCTCATCTGAGCAGTGTGGAACAAGAGTTGCAAAACAGCATCTGAGTTTTTCACCACAATCAATTGTCCATTTCCGTTGCAGAAAATAAATGTTCCAAAGGGCCTATAAGGGCTCAACTCAACAAAATTCGCCACTGTCCCAAGTAAC encodes the following:
- the LOC100778851 gene encoding Protein EDS1L-like (The RefSeq protein has 3 substitutions compared to this genomic sequence); translation: MAGGLLGDNLGLKEDVIKRVCGLASKAHNHKSTDKLYFYDKVRTSSGTYHVFSFSGSWDPAEWFFSKPFGGSKIDPTQFPSLRSIGNDEPALVNEGFAKRFDRVLKTSFKAEVNKAIGDGKQVVFTGHSSGAAIAILATFWALEEYLNPTKIQKPTPPFCVTFGSPLIGNHIFSHASRRENWSRYFIHFVLRYDIVPRILLSRLASIKQTFGSVLQFLNPNSKTSTQDPTRASLISEFYKTVMTNAASVTSHAACILMGSTSLLLGTVANFVELSPYRPFGTFIFCNGNGQLIVVKNSDAVLQLLFHTAQMSDLAELPEVANVSILQHQAYEAELDDSLGMQNVVYLEQLEQLPLSADGSNSDVATISAALDGLGLSTRARLCLRAAGELEKQKLKNEEKIKKEIQEKAVPSMTKLQNYKTTCEMHKGKGYYDAFKVQNEENDFQANVKRLVLAGVWDEVIEMLKRYELPDEFEGNSKWIEHGTEFRRLVEPLDIANYHRHLKNEDTGPYMIRARPKRYRYTQRWLEHAKRVPKPAPITESTFWAEVEELYSWINSKRHLDDEVKQRVVQLQKDLKKWTDDEKVLTKDTFLKDPNFIRWWDILPQELKDTSS